The Aeromonas jandaei genomic interval TCCAGCTTGGCACCGGTGGACTGGTCAAAGCCTATGGCGGCGGCGTGGGGGCAGCCCTCAAGCAGCTGGTGACCGAACTCAAGGTGCCGCGCACTCCTTCCTCCATTCATTGCGACTATGGCGACATGGGCGTGGTCGAGTCACTGATCAGCAGTCACAACGGCGAACTGCTGGCTGCCGATTACGGCCAGCAGGTTACCCTGCAGGTGGCGTGGGAGTCTGCAGTCTGGGCGCGGGTTGACCGCGAATTGACCGACAGAACCCATGGGCGGGTATCCCTTCAGCCTTTAGATGGCTAGAATCCATCGCTCTTTATCGTCTTGAAGTAGGAGCCGGAATGCACACCCTGAGCATTATTCGCATCGTTGGCCTGCTGGTTGCGCTATTCAGCTCGACCATGCTGCTGCCAGCGCTGGTTGCGTTTGGTTATCGGGATGGGGGCGGCGCCGAGTTCATCAAATCTTTCCTCATGGCCCTGTTGCTCGGGGTCGCGCTCTGGTTTCCCAACCGTTATCACAAGAAGGAGCTCAGAGCGAAAGAGGGTTTCCTCATCGTAGTGTTGTTCTGGGTGGTGCTGGGTAGCGTGGGGGCTGTGCCCTTTATTCTGAGTGATGCCCCGCATATGTCGGTTTCCGAGGCATTCTTTGAATCTTTCTCCGGCCTGACTACCACCGGCGCCACCGTGCTGACCGGGCTGGACAATCTGCCCAAGGCGTTCCTGTTCTACCGTCAGCTGCTGCAGTGGCTGGGAGGGATGGGGATCATCGTGCTGGCGGTTGCCGTGTTGCCGCTGCTGGGTATCGGGGGCATGCAGCTCTATCGTGCCGAGATCCCGGGGCCGGTCAAGGATACCAAGGTAACGCCGCGTATCGCCGAAACGGCCAAGGCGCTCTGGTTTGTCTATGTGCTGCTGACTTCGCTGTGTGCCCTAGCATACTGGATGGCGGGGATGACGCTGTTCGATGCCATCTGTCATTCCTTCTCAACCCTCTCCATTGGTGGCTTTTCTACTCATGATGCCAGCATAGGGTTTTTCAACAGTGCGGCGATCAACCTCATTACCGTGCTGTTCCTGCTGATCGGCAGCATTAACTTCGGCCTCCACTTTATGGTCTTTACCCACAGGCCGGTGCGGTTGTTCAGCTATCTGAGGGATCCCGAGGTAAAGGTCTTTCTCGGGATCCAGCTGTTTCTGTTTCTCTTCTGTGCAGTGGTACTGCTGCAGCACAACCACTACGAGCACTGGCAGGAGACCCTCAACCACGCGCTGTTCCAGTCGGTCTCGCTGGGTACGACCACCGGTTACAGCACAGCCAGCTATGCCGACTGGCCTTCATTCCTGCCCATCATGCTGATGTTCTCCTCCTTTATCGGCTGTTGTGCCGGCAGTACCGGCGGCGGCATCAAGGTGATGCGTTTCATGATCCTCTTTATGCAGGGGATGCGGGAGCTGAAGCGGCTGGTTCATCCGCGCGCTGTCTACACCCTGAAGCTGGGACGCAAGGCGGTACCGGAACGGGTGGTTGAAGCGGTCTGGGGATTCTTCGCCACCTACATCATCCTCTTCGTGCTCTTTATGCTGGCGTTGATCGCAACGGGTATGAATGAGGTGACCGCCTTCTCGGCAGTAGCGGCGACTTTGACCAACGTTGGGCCGGGTCTGGGGGATGTGGCTGCCAACTTCTCCGGTACCAGCGCGCTGGCAAAGTGGATCCTGGTGTTGGCCATGTTGTTTGGTCGATTGGAAATTTTTACGCTTCTGGTACTGTTTACCCCTGCATTCTGGCGTAGTTGAGGTCGTTATGGACAAGATTCTGGTGCTTTATTCCTCTCGGGACGGTCAAACCCGCAAAATCATCGATGTCATGCTGGAGGAGATGCCGGGATGTGAAGTGGTGATGCACGATCTGCACACCCTGCCCAAGTGCAATCTCAGCAAGTACAAGAAGGTGTTGATCGGCGCCTCTATCCGCTATGGCAACTTCCACCCCAGCCTGCTCAGCTTTATTCATGCCCACCATGAGCAGCTGGAGGTTGCCAATGCCGCCTTCTTCTGCGTCAACCTGACCGCTCGCAAGCCCGAGAAGCAGACACCGCAGACCAATGCCTATATGAAGAAGTTTCTGCGCATCTCGCCCTGGAAGCCGAAAACCCTGGGGGTGTTTGCCGGTGCGCTGCAGTACTCTCGCTATAACTGGTGGCAGACCCGCATTATCCAGCTGATTATGAAGATCACTGGCGGCAGTACCGATACCAGTAAAGACCTCGAATTTACTGATTGGGAAAAGGTGCGCGGCTTTGCACGCGAATTCTGGTCAAAAAGATAGCAATTCGATGTGAATATAGGGTTTATTGCCCCATAGAGCCCCGCCGATGCGGGGCTTTTGTTTAATAAAACAACGGTTGAAGCGGAAATCAGTAAAAAATGCCATTTTTTGCAGTTTTCCTCTTGTCATCGCGGCGCGGCTCCCTATAATGCGCCCCTACCAGCACGGCAGAACACGCCAACCTGATGAGCCAGCTTCCTAGCGAAGTGGGCGCCGAAAGAAAAGCGAAAACAATCGCTTGACTTTCGAAGTGAGAGGTGTAATATGCGCCTC includes:
- a CDS encoding TrkH family potassium uptake protein, with protein sequence MHTLSIIRIVGLLVALFSSTMLLPALVAFGYRDGGGAEFIKSFLMALLLGVALWFPNRYHKKELRAKEGFLIVVLFWVVLGSVGAVPFILSDAPHMSVSEAFFESFSGLTTTGATVLTGLDNLPKAFLFYRQLLQWLGGMGIIVLAVAVLPLLGIGGMQLYRAEIPGPVKDTKVTPRIAETAKALWFVYVLLTSLCALAYWMAGMTLFDAICHSFSTLSIGGFSTHDASIGFFNSAAINLITVLFLLIGSINFGLHFMVFTHRPVRLFSYLRDPEVKVFLGIQLFLFLFCAVVLLQHNHYEHWQETLNHALFQSVSLGTTTGYSTASYADWPSFLPIMLMFSSFIGCCAGSTGGGIKVMRFMILFMQGMRELKRLVHPRAVYTLKLGRKAVPERVVEAVWGFFATYIILFVLFMLALIATGMNEVTAFSAVAATLTNVGPGLGDVAANFSGTSALAKWILVLAMLFGRLEIFTLLVLFTPAFWRS
- the hemG gene encoding menaquinone-dependent protoporphyrinogen IX dehydrogenase, producing the protein MDKILVLYSSRDGQTRKIIDVMLEEMPGCEVVMHDLHTLPKCNLSKYKKVLIGASIRYGNFHPSLLSFIHAHHEQLEVANAAFFCVNLTARKPEKQTPQTNAYMKKFLRISPWKPKTLGVFAGALQYSRYNWWQTRIIQLIMKITGGSTDTSKDLEFTDWEKVRGFAREFWSKR